Proteins encoded together in one Flavobacterium keumense window:
- a CDS encoding efflux RND transporter permease subunit, with translation MSLSTLSIKRPVFTIVINLTIILFGLIGYSFLGIREFPSIDPAQVSIRTNYTGANSDIIESQITEPLEKAINSIDGIRNVTSSSIQGSSNITVEFNLDKNLEEAANDVRDKVSQATRNLPQDIDAPPVVSKADANSDAIISMTIQSDSRNALELSDFAENVIGQRLETIPGVSGIQIWGQKRYAMRLWIDPVKLASYGCTVSEVRNALSKQNVELPSGKITGANTELTVRTIGNLSKAEEFNNIIIRSEGEKIVRFSDIGKAEIGPENVETNMTQSGVPLVGVAIVPRPGANYLDIATAFYKEYQRFKKDLPKDIHLNIVIDNTVFVKQSVIEVAETLGISIILVILIIYLFFRDWAIAFRPLIDIPVSLIATFFIMWLFGFSINVLTLLAIVLATGLVVDDGIVVTENIFKKVEEGMTPIEAAIKGSNEIFFAVISISITLAAVFLPVIFLEGFVGRLFREFGVVIGAAVLVSAFVSLTLTPMLNAYLMKGGKQEKSKFYQLTEPYFQQLNAGYANALERFMKKKWLSFPILIVCFGLIYLFFNLLKKETAPYDDRSGMVVRTTTPEGASYEYTDKFMQELSRLVDDSIPEKKVALVITSPGFNASSVNSGFVRISLVEPNERKVSQKEIAEKVTKWTNNYSEAKTAVIEQPTIAVNRRGGLPIQYIIQAPNFEKLREKIPLFMEEAAKNETFSTTDVNLKFNKPEINVSINREKAESLGVSVLDVAQTLQLSLSGQRFGYFIRNGKQYQVIGQFEKNDRSKPLDLTSMYVKNNKGELIQMDNVITIEEQSNPPQLYHNNRYMSATVSAGLAPGKSISDGIEAMDAIKAKVLDDTFTTDLGGESRDFVESSSNTSFAFGLALLLIFLILAAQFESFIDPFIIILTVPMAVAGALFSLWLFNQTWNIFSQIGTIMLIGLVTKNGILIVEFANQLREQGKPKLEAILEASEARLRPILMTSLAIALGALPIALSLGAASNSRIGMGVVIVGGTVFSLILTLFVIPALYLMWSKARKHYPEFDHINEYEQESK, from the coding sequence ATGAGTTTATCTACTTTAAGCATAAAAAGACCCGTTTTTACTATTGTAATCAATTTGACTATTATATTATTTGGATTGATTGGTTACAGCTTTTTGGGAATCCGAGAATTTCCATCCATTGATCCTGCGCAGGTATCTATACGCACTAATTACACTGGAGCAAATTCTGATATTATTGAGTCGCAAATTACAGAACCTCTAGAAAAAGCGATTAATTCAATTGACGGAATCCGCAATGTTACTTCTTCAAGTATTCAAGGAAGTAGTAATATTACAGTCGAGTTTAATTTGGACAAAAATTTAGAAGAAGCAGCTAATGACGTTCGAGACAAAGTATCTCAAGCTACTCGAAATTTGCCACAAGATATTGATGCACCGCCAGTAGTTTCTAAGGCTGATGCTAATAGTGACGCCATCATTTCGATGACTATTCAGAGTGATTCGAGAAACGCATTAGAATTAAGTGATTTTGCCGAAAACGTAATTGGGCAACGTTTGGAAACTATTCCAGGTGTGAGTGGTATCCAAATTTGGGGACAAAAACGATACGCAATGCGTTTGTGGATTGACCCCGTAAAATTGGCTTCGTACGGTTGCACCGTTTCTGAAGTTCGAAATGCGTTAAGCAAACAAAACGTAGAATTACCTTCAGGAAAAATCACCGGTGCCAATACCGAATTAACGGTGAGAACCATTGGAAATTTGTCCAAAGCGGAAGAATTTAACAATATTATCATTCGTTCAGAAGGAGAAAAAATTGTTCGTTTTAGTGATATTGGCAAAGCCGAAATTGGCCCTGAAAATGTTGAAACTAACATGACACAATCCGGCGTTCCTTTGGTGGGTGTAGCTATTGTACCGCGCCCAGGTGCCAACTATTTGGATATAGCTACAGCGTTTTACAAAGAGTACCAACGATTTAAAAAGGATTTACCAAAAGATATTCATTTAAATATTGTAATTGACAATACCGTTTTTGTTAAACAATCCGTAATTGAAGTAGCGGAAACTCTGGGGATTTCAATTATTTTGGTTATTTTAATTATTTATTTGTTTTTTAGAGACTGGGCTATTGCTTTCAGACCTTTAATTGATATTCCAGTATCACTAATTGCTACGTTTTTTATCATGTGGCTCTTTGGATTTTCTATTAATGTATTGACTTTATTGGCTATTGTTTTAGCCACGGGATTAGTAGTAGATGACGGAATTGTAGTTACTGAAAATATTTTCAAAAAAGTAGAAGAAGGCATGACGCCAATCGAAGCAGCTATCAAAGGATCTAACGAAATCTTTTTTGCGGTGATTTCAATTTCTATCACTCTGGCAGCGGTGTTCTTACCCGTAATTTTCTTGGAAGGGTTTGTTGGACGATTATTCCGAGAATTTGGAGTGGTTATTGGAGCCGCCGTATTGGTTTCGGCTTTTGTATCCCTTACGCTTACGCCAATGCTGAATGCCTATTTAATGAAAGGCGGAAAACAGGAAAAATCTAAATTTTACCAGTTAACCGAGCCCTATTTCCAACAATTAAATGCTGGTTATGCTAATGCTTTGGAGCGTTTCATGAAAAAGAAATGGTTGAGTTTCCCAATTTTGATTGTGTGTTTTGGATTAATTTATCTGTTCTTTAATCTATTAAAAAAAGAAACAGCTCCTTATGATGATCGAAGCGGAATGGTAGTAAGAACCACAACCCCTGAAGGAGCTTCTTATGAATACACCGATAAATTTATGCAAGAATTATCCCGATTGGTCGATGATTCTATTCCTGAGAAAAAAGTTGCTTTAGTAATTACATCACCTGGTTTCAACGCTTCTTCTGTTAATAGTGGATTTGTTAGAATTTCATTAGTTGAACCTAATGAACGAAAGGTTTCTCAAAAAGAGATTGCTGAAAAAGTAACCAAGTGGACCAATAATTATTCTGAAGCAAAAACAGCCGTGATTGAACAACCAACTATTGCGGTAAATAGACGTGGGGGTTTGCCAATTCAGTACATTATTCAAGCGCCTAATTTTGAAAAATTACGAGAAAAAATTCCATTGTTTATGGAAGAAGCGGCTAAAAACGAAACCTTCTCTACTACCGATGTTAATTTGAAATTCAACAAGCCTGAAATCAATGTTAGTATTAATAGAGAGAAAGCCGAAAGTCTAGGGGTTTCAGTACTAGATGTAGCACAAACATTACAACTATCATTAAGTGGGCAACGTTTTGGTTATTTCATTCGCAATGGAAAACAATACCAAGTGATTGGTCAATTTGAGAAAAATGACCGTTCCAAACCTTTGGATTTGACTTCAATGTATGTCAAAAACAACAAAGGCGAATTAATTCAAATGGACAACGTAATTACTATTGAAGAGCAAAGTAATCCTCCTCAATTGTACCATAATAATCGATACATGTCGGCTACTGTTTCTGCCGGATTAGCTCCTGGCAAAAGTATTAGCGATGGAATTGAGGCTATGGACGCAATCAAAGCCAAAGTTTTAGACGACACTTTTACTACTGATTTGGGTGGAGAATCTCGAGATTTTGTCGAAAGTAGCTCCAACACTTCGTTTGCCTTTGGATTAGCCTTACTATTAATATTTTTAATTCTTGCGGCTCAATTTGAAAGTTTTATCGATCCATTTATTATTATTTTAACCGTACCAATGGCCGTTGCTGGAGCGTTATTTTCGTTGTGGTTATTCAATCAAACGTGGAATATTTTTAGCCAAATTGGAACCATCATGTTAATTGGTTTGGTAACCAAAAATGGAATCCTAATTGTGGAATTTGCGAATCAATTACGCGAGCAAGGAAAACCTAAGCTAGAAGCTATTTTGGAAGCTTCAGAAGCACGCCTCCGCCCTATCTTAATGACGAGTTTAGCCATTGCTTTAGGTGCTTTACCAATTGCCTTATCATTAGGTGCCGCTTCTAATAGTAGAATCGGTATGGGAGTTGTCATTGTTGGGGGAACCGTTTTCTCATTAATTTTGACTTTATTCGTTATTCCAGCCTTATATTTAATGTGGTCGAAAGCCAGAAAACATTATCCTGAATTTGATCATATTAACGAATACGAACAAGAAAGTAAATAA
- a CDS encoding bestrophin family protein gives MTSYNPKDWISFIFYFSKADTFRKLIPIMIIIGIYSGIIAYLEIEYWHLPEVSHVKNISMMHGMLGFVISLLLAYRTNTAYDRWWEGRKMWGSLVNSSRNLAIKLNAMLIDDNDRDFFKKMIPHYATILRKHLNDSETGKQLFDDVDLEVDYHKHRPNQVANKLFVKVNNLYLSKKLTGDQLIVINNELQSFTDICGACERIKNTPIPYSYSAFIKKFIFIYVLTLPFGYVFSLGYYVIPVVVFIFYVLASLELIAEEIEDPFGEDANDLPTKKIAENIKKHIEEIL, from the coding sequence ATGACATCTTATAACCCAAAAGACTGGATTAGTTTTATATTTTATTTTAGTAAGGCCGACACCTTTCGAAAGTTAATTCCGATAATGATTATTATCGGAATTTATTCAGGAATTATCGCTTATCTTGAAATTGAATATTGGCACTTACCGGAAGTTAGTCATGTGAAAAATATCTCAATGATGCATGGTATGTTGGGTTTCGTCATTTCATTATTGTTAGCTTACAGAACAAATACGGCTTATGATCGTTGGTGGGAAGGAAGAAAAATGTGGGGAAGTTTAGTAAATAGTTCTCGAAATCTAGCTATCAAGCTCAATGCTATGTTAATAGATGACAATGATCGTGATTTTTTTAAAAAAATGATTCCGCATTATGCTACTATTTTAAGAAAACATTTAAACGATAGCGAAACAGGAAAACAATTATTTGATGATGTTGATTTAGAAGTTGATTACCACAAACACCGTCCGAATCAAGTTGCCAATAAATTATTCGTGAAAGTAAATAATTTGTACCTTTCAAAAAAATTGACTGGAGATCAACTAATCGTTATCAATAATGAATTACAATCTTTTACTGATATTTGTGGCGCATGTGAGCGAATTAAGAACACACCTATACCCTATTCTTACAGTGCATTCATAAAGAAATTTATTTTTATTTATGTTTTAACATTGCCTTTTGGTTATGTGTTTAGTTTAGGATACTATGTCATTCCTGTGGTTGTATTTATCTTTTACGTTCTTGCTAGTTTAGAACTAATTGCCGAAGAAATTGAAGATCCCTTTGGAGAGGATGCTAATGATTTACCTACAAAAAAAATAGCTGAAAATATTAAAAAGCATATTGAAGAAATATTATAA
- a CDS encoding TolC family protein: protein MTKYQFIIASILFFAFSNTNAQEIISLETAVKVALENNYEIKIASNNSLINATNVTVGNAGMLPTVAATITDNNRVQNSSQTLQNGTTNSLDNAKNNSLNYGVNLDWTVFDGFKMFAKLDQLKELQKLGEAQLKQTILTKISAVTSTYFDLVQQQQQLKALDSTIVISNQRLALAQNRFTIGKASKLEVLNAQVDLNTDKVSLLRQKDLYANTKILFNQILARDTKTDFKVIDTIKVDANLVLNELTSLAEKQNPQLEAQIIALKVAELQLKQVRANRYPSLKLSTGYNLANTQASLGFATATSAKGFNYGFSAALNIFDGLSQNRNEKIAHLQIDNSKLILEEQKLALQSQLATSFQTYTTNLELISLEEKNEAIAKQNLAITLDKFKIGTITTLEFRAAQLNYVNAKVRNSNAQFQAKLSEIALKELAGIINLN from the coding sequence ATGACAAAGTATCAATTCATCATAGCTAGTATTTTATTTTTTGCATTTAGCAATACAAATGCTCAAGAAATCATATCACTTGAAACTGCCGTAAAAGTAGCTTTAGAAAACAATTACGAAATAAAAATTGCTTCGAATAATTCGCTAATCAATGCAACTAATGTAACTGTTGGTAATGCAGGAATGTTACCTACAGTAGCCGCTACAATAACAGATAACAATAGAGTACAAAATAGTTCGCAAACCTTACAAAATGGGACTACTAACTCATTAGACAATGCTAAAAATAATAGTTTGAATTATGGCGTTAATCTAGATTGGACGGTATTTGACGGATTCAAAATGTTTGCCAAATTGGACCAATTAAAAGAGTTACAAAAATTGGGAGAAGCACAGTTGAAACAAACAATTCTGACTAAAATTAGTGCTGTGACTAGTACGTATTTTGATTTAGTACAACAACAACAGCAATTGAAAGCTTTAGATTCTACCATTGTAATTTCGAACCAACGCTTAGCATTGGCACAAAATCGTTTTACAATTGGAAAAGCCTCTAAATTAGAAGTCTTAAATGCTCAAGTTGATTTAAATACTGATAAGGTCTCTCTATTAAGACAAAAGGATTTGTATGCCAATACTAAAATTCTTTTCAATCAAATTTTAGCTCGAGATACCAAAACCGATTTTAAAGTAATTGATACTATTAAAGTCGATGCTAATTTAGTTTTAAACGAATTAACTTCTTTAGCTGAAAAACAAAACCCTCAATTAGAAGCCCAAATTATTGCTTTAAAAGTAGCTGAACTGCAACTAAAACAAGTTAGAGCCAATAGATATCCAAGTTTAAAACTGAGTACTGGTTACAATTTAGCCAATACACAAGCCAGTTTGGGATTTGCTACAGCCACATCTGCCAAAGGTTTTAATTATGGATTTAGTGCTGCTTTAAATATCTTTGACGGTTTGTCACAGAATAGAAATGAAAAAATAGCACATCTTCAAATTGATAATTCAAAGTTAATTCTTGAAGAGCAAAAATTAGCCTTACAATCGCAATTAGCTACTTCATTTCAAACCTATACCACTAATTTAGAATTGATTAGTTTGGAAGAAAAAAATGAAGCGATAGCCAAACAAAATTTAGCTATTACCTTAGACAAATTCAAAATTGGAACGATTACTACCCTAGAATTCAGAGCCGCACAATTGAATTATGTGAATGCGAAAGTGAGAAATAGTAATGCGCAATTCCAAGCTAAATTATCTGAAATTGCTTTGAAAGAATTGGCAGGAATTATTAACTTAAATTAA
- a CDS encoding proline iminopeptidase-family hydrolase produces MKISTKIITVVILSFIVSCQKSTTENSSVYFEKTTDSIQNGGVKVIPITTSKGTFNVWTKRIGNNPKIKLLLLNGGPGATHEYFECFENFLPAEGIEFIYYDQLGCGNSDNPNDVALWDLGRYVEEVEQVRKALHLDASNFYLLGHSWGGILAMEYALKYQHNMKGLIISNMMSSCPEYGKYADEVLAKQMDTKVLAELNQIEATKDFSNPRYMELLIPNFYEKHILRFPAKDWPEPVNRSFGKMNQSLYVTMQGPSEFGISGKLEKWDRKADLKNITIPTLVIGAKYDTMDPKHMEEMSKLVQNGTYLFCPKGSHMDFYDDQKVYFGGLIPFLKKNN; encoded by the coding sequence ATGAAAATTAGTACTAAAATTATTACAGTTGTAATTCTTTCTTTTATTGTCTCTTGTCAAAAAAGTACCACTGAAAATTCATCTGTGTATTTTGAGAAAACAACCGATAGTATTCAAAACGGTGGCGTAAAAGTAATCCCAATTACTACTTCAAAGGGAACTTTTAACGTTTGGACCAAACGCATTGGAAATAATCCAAAAATCAAATTATTGCTTCTTAATGGTGGACCTGGGGCTACACACGAGTATTTTGAGTGTTTTGAAAATTTCCTACCGGCTGAAGGAATTGAATTTATTTATTATGACCAATTGGGTTGTGGGAACTCTGATAATCCAAATGATGTTGCGCTTTGGGATTTAGGACGCTATGTAGAGGAAGTAGAACAAGTTAGAAAGGCATTGCATTTAGACGCATCTAATTTTTATTTGTTAGGACACTCTTGGGGAGGTATTTTAGCGATGGAGTATGCATTGAAATACCAACATAATATGAAAGGATTGATTATTTCTAACATGATGTCTAGCTGTCCTGAATATGGGAAATATGCCGATGAAGTGTTAGCCAAGCAAATGGATACAAAAGTATTGGCCGAACTCAACCAAATTGAAGCAACAAAAGATTTCTCAAATCCAAGATATATGGAATTATTGATTCCAAACTTTTATGAAAAACACATTCTTCGTTTTCCTGCAAAAGATTGGCCAGAACCAGTGAATCGCTCTTTTGGTAAAATGAATCAATCATTGTATGTCACTATGCAAGGTCCAAGTGAATTTGGAATTTCTGGAAAATTAGAAAAATGGGATAGAAAAGCCGATTTGAAAAATATCACTATTCCTACTCTAGTGATTGGAGCTAAATACGACACTATGGATCCCAAACATATGGAAGAAATGTCAAAATTAGTTCAAAATGGAACTTATTTATTTTGTCCAAAAGGAAGTCACATGGATTTTTATGACGATCAAAAAGTATATTTTGGAGGTTTAATTCCATTTTTAAAAAAGAATAATTAA
- a CDS encoding YhcH/YjgK/YiaL family protein: protein MNKIILDTLDNYQLYSTINERIAKGFAFLHNTDLDTISSGRHDIEGDTIFALVQEYPTKPLNECKLESHKKYIDIQYVIRGEEFMGVTTKNNQKILEQDEDKDYTFYEGTTSLVRVSKGMFTIFFPDDLHQPCVQTESAAEVKKVVIKVLIQ, encoded by the coding sequence ATTAACAAAATAATTCTCGATACCCTAGATAATTACCAGTTGTACAGTACTATAAACGAAAGAATAGCCAAAGGTTTTGCCTTTTTGCACAACACTGATTTAGATACCATTTCCTCAGGGAGGCACGATATAGAAGGCGATACTATTTTTGCGTTGGTACAAGAATACCCAACCAAGCCTTTGAACGAATGTAAATTAGAAAGTCATAAAAAATACATTGATATTCAATATGTGATTCGTGGTGAGGAATTCATGGGAGTAACTACAAAAAACAATCAAAAGATACTGGAACAAGACGAAGATAAAGACTATACGTTTTACGAAGGTACAACTTCTTTAGTGCGCGTTTCAAAAGGAATGTTTACTATTTTTTTTCCAGATGATTTGCACCAACCTTGTGTTCAAACAGAATCCGCTGCTGAAGTAAAGAAAGTAGTGATTAAAGTCTTAATTCAATAA
- a CDS encoding DUF1697 domain-containing protein has translation MTTHLALLRGINVSGHNMIKMEALKTTLENIGFQNVTTYIQSGNVFVTTEEDNPAKVGFLIKQEIFKAFGHEVPVVVIAKSDLEACLTNNPYLKEKDLDTKKLYVAFVSMALRNEAINDLKMSQVKPDQAHIDANKIYIKYAVSAGKTRLDQKYIEKKLNVTATIRNWNTVSQLLEMYNAFD, from the coding sequence ATGACAACCCATCTCGCTTTACTTCGTGGCATCAATGTTTCCGGACACAATATGATTAAAATGGAGGCATTAAAAACGACTTTGGAAAACATTGGATTTCAAAATGTGACCACCTACATTCAATCAGGAAATGTGTTTGTGACTACTGAAGAAGACAATCCAGCTAAAGTAGGTTTCCTCATCAAACAAGAAATCTTCAAAGCATTTGGTCACGAAGTGCCTGTGGTGGTGATTGCCAAATCTGATTTAGAAGCCTGTTTAACTAACAATCCCTATTTGAAAGAAAAAGACTTGGATACCAAAAAACTCTATGTCGCTTTTGTATCGATGGCTTTGCGAAATGAGGCCATTAATGATTTAAAAATGAGTCAAGTGAAACCAGATCAAGCGCATATTGATGCCAATAAAATTTACATCAAATACGCAGTAAGCGCAGGAAAAACCAGACTAGACCAAAAATATATTGAGAAAAAACTAAATGTGACGGCCACGATACGAAATTGGAATACGGTGTCGCAGTTGTTGGAAATGTATAATGCGTTTGATTAA
- the recG gene encoding ATP-dependent DNA helicase RecG, with amino-acid sequence MQQNLLQTPIEYLKGVGPHRGELLRKELGIHKYGDLVNFFPNRYIDRTRYYKINELQNTTSEVQIIGKIIHIKTVEFGKNKKRLVATFVDDTGQMELVWFQGHKWIRESLKLNEVIVIFGKCSSFNGTFNMAHPEMELLSEHQKSLRSAMQAIYPSTETLANRGVSNRVIIKMMQQLFLETQNLFSETLPDYLINELKLISKKAALFNIHFPKSSEALAKAQFRLKFEELFFIQLQLITKNLIQKHKIKGHPFTSVGQHFNDFYQNHLPFELTNAQKRVIKEIRTDMGSNAQMNRLLQGDVGSGKTIVAFMSMLLAIDNGFQACLMAPTEILANQHFLGLSELAKTANINIQLLTGSTKTADRKIIHEALEDGSLHILIGTHALLEDKVQFKNLGLAVIDEQHRFGVEQRSKLWKKNEIPPHVLVMTATPIPRTLAMSLYGDLDISVIDELPPGRKPIQTVHRFDSNRLKVWKFLKDEIALGRQIYIVYPLIQESEKMDFKDLMDGYESISRDFPLPQYSISILHGKMKPADKESEMKRFAEGKTNIMVATTVIEVGVNVPNASVMIIESAERFGLSQLHQLRGRVGRGAEQSYCILMTSHKLSSDSKIRMETMVSTNDGFEIAEVDLKLRGPGDLMGTQQSGVLNLQIADIVKDKDILLLARNYAIQLLREDASMHKPEHATLRAVFIEMTKKKNIWNYIS; translated from the coding sequence ATGCAGCAAAATCTTCTACAAACTCCTATCGAATACCTTAAAGGCGTTGGCCCTCATCGGGGCGAACTCTTGCGTAAGGAATTGGGAATTCATAAGTACGGAGATTTAGTGAATTTCTTTCCCAATCGCTACATCGACAGAACGCGGTATTATAAAATTAATGAGTTACAAAACACCACCTCTGAAGTCCAAATCATTGGCAAAATAATCCACATTAAAACGGTCGAATTTGGTAAAAATAAAAAACGTTTGGTCGCCACTTTTGTTGATGATACGGGTCAAATGGAACTGGTTTGGTTTCAAGGTCATAAATGGATTCGAGAAAGTTTAAAGTTGAATGAAGTCATCGTGATTTTTGGAAAATGCTCCTCATTCAATGGTACGTTTAACATGGCGCATCCTGAAATGGAATTGCTTAGCGAACATCAAAAAAGTCTTCGCTCGGCCATGCAAGCCATTTATCCTTCTACCGAAACCTTGGCGAATCGAGGTGTTTCGAACCGAGTTATTATCAAAATGATGCAACAATTGTTTTTGGAAACACAAAATTTGTTTTCAGAAACTTTGCCCGATTATTTGATTAACGAATTAAAACTGATTTCTAAGAAAGCCGCCTTATTCAACATTCATTTTCCTAAAAGTTCGGAAGCTTTGGCGAAAGCCCAATTCCGATTGAAGTTTGAAGAATTGTTCTTTATTCAGCTGCAATTGATTACCAAAAACCTAATTCAGAAACACAAAATAAAAGGACATCCGTTTACTTCTGTTGGGCAACATTTCAATGATTTTTATCAAAATCATTTGCCTTTTGAGTTGACCAATGCGCAAAAAAGAGTGATTAAAGAAATCCGCACCGATATGGGAAGTAATGCCCAAATGAATCGGTTGCTGCAAGGTGATGTAGGTTCTGGAAAAACCATTGTTGCGTTTATGAGTATGCTTTTGGCTATTGATAACGGCTTTCAAGCTTGCTTGATGGCGCCAACAGAAATTTTAGCCAACCAACATTTTTTAGGCTTGTCCGAATTGGCGAAGACCGCCAATATCAACATTCAATTATTAACCGGTTCTACTAAAACTGCTGACAGAAAAATAATTCATGAAGCATTGGAAGACGGCAGTTTACATATCCTTATCGGAACCCATGCTTTATTAGAAGATAAAGTACAGTTTAAGAATTTGGGACTCGCGGTAATTGATGAGCAACATCGTTTTGGCGTAGAGCAGCGTTCTAAGTTATGGAAGAAGAACGAAATTCCACCACATGTTTTAGTAATGACTGCCACTCCTATTCCGCGTACCTTAGCAATGAGTTTGTATGGTGATTTGGATATTTCAGTGATAGACGAATTGCCTCCGGGACGAAAACCCATTCAAACTGTACATCGTTTTGACAGCAACCGATTGAAAGTTTGGAAGTTTTTGAAAGACGAAATTGCATTGGGCAGGCAAATTTATATTGTCTATCCGTTGATTCAGGAATCCGAAAAAATGGATTTCAAAGATTTGATGGATGGCTACGAAAGTATTTCAAGAGATTTTCCGCTGCCGCAGTATTCTATTTCCATTTTACACGGAAAAATGAAACCCGCGGATAAAGAATCTGAAATGAAACGCTTTGCCGAAGGGAAAACCAATATTATGGTAGCCACCACAGTAATTGAGGTTGGGGTTAATGTTCCTAATGCCAGCGTAATGATTATTGAAAGTGCGGAACGTTTTGGACTGTCACAATTACATCAATTGCGTGGTCGTGTGGGGCGTGGCGCCGAACAAAGTTATTGTATTTTGATGACGAGCCACAAATTGAGTTCTGATAGTAAAATCCGAATGGAAACGATGGTAAGTACCAATGATGGCTTTGAAATTGCCGAAGTCGATTTAAAATTACGCGGTCCTGGTGATTTAATGGGAACGCAACAAAGCGGTGTTTTGAATCTTCAAATTGCGGATATTGTAAAGGATAAAGATATTTTACTATTAGCTAGAAATTATGCAATACAATTACTTCGAGAAGATGCCAGCATGCATAAGCCAGAGCATGCTACCTTGCGTGCTGTATTTATAGAAATGACTAAAAAGAAAAATATTTGGAATTATATAAGTTGA
- a CDS encoding efflux RND transporter periplasmic adaptor subunit — MKIKTLVYSLLIIGLVGLIGYRITKNSDSKGPKDKEKDKQPITVSGSVVHLQTFDNNLALSGSIEANEQVEIRSEVSGIVKNIYFQEGSNVTKGQVLFKVNDIELKAQLAQAKTKESLASENERRAKLLLQKEAISQEEYDVARADYQSAKAQSQLIQAQIEKTSVRAPFSGKIGLRSISPGTYVTPTLLVAKLVNVNQLKITFSIPEKYASQVKKNAIITFKVTGAEQQTYSATIYAIEPEVEIATRTLKVRALADNKDGKLLPGTFANVQLPLDIIKDAVVIPTEAIIPVQDGKKVFVANKGMAKEIMVETATRTDASILVLSGLKAGDTVLTSGVMSLKDEAPIIVKVK; from the coding sequence ATGAAAATAAAAACTCTTGTTTACTCCTTATTAATTATAGGATTAGTTGGTTTAATTGGTTACCGAATTACAAAAAATAGTGATTCCAAAGGGCCTAAAGACAAAGAAAAAGACAAACAGCCTATTACGGTAAGCGGATCGGTAGTTCACTTACAAACATTTGATAATAATTTAGCCCTTTCGGGTTCTATTGAAGCCAATGAGCAAGTGGAGATTCGTTCTGAGGTTTCAGGAATTGTAAAAAATATCTATTTCCAAGAAGGTAGTAATGTTACGAAAGGCCAAGTACTGTTCAAAGTGAATGATATTGAACTGAAAGCGCAATTGGCTCAAGCCAAAACCAAAGAAAGTTTAGCTTCTGAAAATGAAAGGAGAGCTAAATTACTGTTACAAAAAGAAGCAATTAGTCAAGAAGAATACGATGTTGCACGCGCTGACTATCAATCTGCGAAAGCGCAAAGTCAATTGATTCAAGCACAAATTGAGAAAACTTCGGTACGCGCGCCTTTTTCAGGAAAGATTGGTTTGCGTTCTATTTCGCCTGGGACATATGTTACTCCTACCCTTTTAGTAGCAAAATTGGTCAATGTTAACCAACTGAAAATCACTTTTTCTATTCCTGAAAAATATGCTTCGCAAGTAAAAAAGAATGCCATCATTACGTTTAAAGTAACAGGAGCTGAACAACAAACTTATTCGGCTACAATTTATGCTATTGAACCCGAAGTAGAAATTGCGACACGAACTTTAAAAGTGCGTGCTTTGGCAGACAATAAAGACGGAAAATTATTACCAGGTACATTTGCAAACGTTCAATTGCCTTTGGATATTATCAAAGATGCCGTGGTTATTCCAACAGAAGCGATAATTCCAGTTCAAGACGGAAAAAAAGTATTCGTTGCTAACAAAGGAATGGCGAAAGAAATAATGGTGGAGACAGCCACAAGAACTGATGCGTCTATTTTAGTACTTTCAGGTTTAAAAGCAGGAGATACGGTTTTGACTTCGGGAGTGATGTCTTTGAAAGACGAAGCACCAATTATCGTTAAAGTTAAATAA